The nucleotide sequence CTTACttaggtattattataatcAAATAGTTGAAAGTTTACTAAGAGCTAACTTGCTAGTAGTGactcttattaatttataaattcttaatattagctttaaaaaaaaatcagCTGAAGCTtcctttaatatattaaaaagctataaCTAGTAAATACCTTTATTACGCGGCTTTGTTTAGTCCCGCAGAATAATGGGTTCATAAAGGAATCCTTTGTCTTTAACCATAGTTACCCTTAGACCTAATGTTAATGTTAGTAGGCTTTAGTCATGATATAACTATTTTGCCTAGGTATCTGATGGACCACACATTCACTGAGCTGAGGTGTCCAAGGTTGATTGTACCAAAGCTTCAAGTTGAAAAAAATCTGAGCTTGCAACTCTCCATGCCCAGAGCTGATTTGGCAGTATCCCTCACATTTGCAAGCTCCCAATCAGGTTGCAGAAATGGGGTGGCCTGGCCCTCATGCATATCGTAACCCTTAACATTGAGCCAGTTACTGATCTTGGTTATTAGTCTTCTAGGGAAACAAGTACATCCAAGGAATAATAACGAAAGAAAAACATGCAACACTTTCTCCAGGCAACTGTGGCTACGTCGTTGAATTTTGCAGCCATTTCTCAGACTCAAAATTGCACAGAGACGATCACATCAAACCTAGCCTACGGAAACGCATTTGTTTCGACTCAATGCAAAAGTCAGAAATTGCCTTGGTTTAGAGGCAATTGCGTCTCATCCACGCCATCCATCGCCCAAGTCCCTTCGAGGATTGATATACGTTATCGCCTTCCCGGGAAAAGAGAACACTGCGGCGAACTATGGCCATCCCGGAGAAAACCCCTACGCGGCAGCGCCTTCATGTGCGTGCTAACCCAGACCCAAACGGCACCGTTGATCAATCGCTGATGGGTATATGTCAAATGGGTGTGTGTCAGCTTACGAGTATATGTTCTCTTATATGTCGCTTATGCATGTCAGATTAAAGGATCCGACGCTTGTGATCATTTGGCGGAGACGAGAATCCCAAAGCACGGCTCAAATAACCCCTCGGCCTGGTCCTCTTTTCCTGTCAACTGTCTTCTGTCCCAGtcatcccatcaagggccgggcttcaactataacaaagaacacaataTCTTTCCTGTCAAGTTTCTAAAAACCGACCGTCTCCATCACACAGAACAGACAGAATGTTCACCCCAAATCCCATCATCGAACACTTCAATACGGATGCCGCAGTTTACGAATCTCGCACAGGTGGCTGCACGCGTGAGCTGGCGGAGCATTGTATTGGTCTCGCCGAGAACATCAAGCCCATAGATGACAAATCGATAATCCTCGACAATGCCTGCGGCACCGGCATCGTCATTGACACACTCCTCCAGTCTAGATCCGGCTCGGCTGTTCAGCCAGAAATTCATGCTGTCGATGGCGCCGAGAACATGGTTCGCATCACGGCAGAGAGGATTCCTTCTGGCACCAAAGCCCACACCGCGACAATGATGGGAGAGGAGCTAGCCTTCCCTGACGGCACCTTCAGCCACTCGTTTACCAACATGGGCTTGATGTTCTTCACCGACCCGGCCAAAGGAGCCAGGGAGATCTGGCGCACGTTGCAGCCCGGCGGGGTTGCCGTAGTCACCACCTGGACGGC is from Fusarium keratoplasticum isolate Fu6.1 chromosome 11, whole genome shotgun sequence and encodes:
- a CDS encoding Methyltransf-25 domain-containing protein, with the protein product MFTPNPIIEHFNTDAAVYESRTGGCTRELAEHCIGLAENIKPIDDKSIILDNACGTGIVIDTLLQSRSGSAVQPEIHAVDGAENMVRITAERIPSGTKAHTATMMGEELAFPDGTFSHSFTNMGLMFFTDPAKGAREIWRTLQPGGVAVVTTWTAPRNVDVIREVQMQIKPEDPPFQVPVSPEWLKTEHTVGLLDQAGFRDIQASEVEVHFGAETAEVVADILMKGMGAMVFAAWTDTERKKASEFIVDAVNKVAVTFTRGDGQGVGIQLRAGIIIGRKE